Proteins encoded by one window of bacterium:
- a CDS encoding methyl-accepting chemotaxis protein translates to MNLTMRKKIIGLVILSVIIPVMIMYILIVKFQGITKKKAEDELDKISRLNIAQIAKDVSGLCEVTNDLVQIKIDNDLNVAREIIKQNGFINIGSETVEWEVINQYNNALQRLKLPRMNIGRTWFGKSRDFSTATPVVDEVKKLVGGTCTIFQRMNDRGDMLRIATNVENLDNTRATGTYIPAVNPNGAVNPVIEKVLKGETYRGLAYVVNAWYIASYEPIQDKNDTIIGMLYVGEKLESVTSLRTAIMNIVVGKTGYVWVLQGTGGNRGSYIISKDGERDKENIWDAVDSEGNYFVQSIIKKALPLGKGEVAYEKYPWKNVGEDTVRNKIAAIVYFKPWDWVIGAGIYEEDYQQAKYEIDKATSRLLFHLIIGGFIIIVIATIFANYMGNRMVKPLDLITRVAKKIAAGDVSGARKELTDVSMKSGRKKQKEHFIQNHDETVQLLEAFGTMAESLNSLIGQVHRSGIQVTTSATEISASIKQLQATVSEQAASSKEVSVTSKEIASTAVELANTMDKVSETVDNTATRADSGRSNLNNMETVMNRLVDATSKISSKLAIINEKTKKISSIGITISKISDQTHLLSLNAAIEAEKAGEYGKGFSVVAQEISRLADQTSIATGDIEYMVKEMQSSVSSGVMEMDKFTDEVREGVHELESIGEQFGGIIEQVRALVPDFEAAKEGMHGQEDGAHQISEAIVQLSETAEQTKESLHEFKLATDQLNEAVQGLQNEVSRFRIME, encoded by the coding sequence AGATTGCCAAAGATGTCAGTGGTCTGTGTGAGGTTACAAACGATCTTGTTCAGATAAAAATCGATAACGACCTCAATGTTGCGCGGGAGATCATCAAACAAAACGGGTTCATAAACATCGGATCGGAAACTGTCGAATGGGAAGTGATCAACCAGTATAATAATGCATTGCAGCGACTCAAGCTGCCCAGGATGAATATCGGACGGACATGGTTCGGAAAGAGCCGTGATTTTTCGACAGCGACACCGGTTGTGGATGAGGTAAAAAAACTCGTTGGGGGAACATGCACGATATTTCAGCGGATGAATGATCGCGGCGATATGCTGAGAATCGCCACGAATGTCGAGAATCTCGATAACACCAGAGCCACCGGCACGTATATCCCCGCAGTCAATCCGAACGGTGCCGTCAACCCGGTCATCGAGAAAGTGCTGAAAGGGGAAACGTATCGAGGTCTTGCCTATGTGGTAAACGCATGGTATATCGCATCGTACGAGCCGATACAGGACAAAAACGATACAATCATCGGCATGCTGTATGTCGGGGAAAAACTGGAATCCGTTACATCGCTCCGGACAGCCATCATGAATATCGTTGTCGGCAAAACCGGATATGTCTGGGTTCTCCAGGGAACCGGGGGAAACAGGGGTTCGTACATAATCTCAAAAGATGGCGAACGTGACAAGGAAAATATCTGGGATGCTGTCGATTCAGAGGGAAACTACTTTGTTCAATCCATCATCAAAAAAGCGCTTCCATTAGGAAAAGGCGAGGTTGCGTACGAAAAATATCCATGGAAAAACGTCGGCGAGGATACAGTTCGGAATAAAATCGCTGCAATTGTATATTTCAAACCATGGGACTGGGTAATCGGCGCGGGTATTTATGAGGAAGACTACCAACAGGCAAAATATGAGATAGACAAGGCTACATCGAGACTGTTGTTCCATTTGATTATCGGCGGATTCATAATCATAGTAATTGCAACTATCTTTGCCAACTATATGGGCAATCGTATGGTCAAACCGCTCGATCTCATTACCAGGGTGGCGAAAAAGATCGCCGCCGGTGATGTATCGGGCGCCAGAAAAGAATTGACGGACGTTTCAATGAAATCGGGCCGGAAAAAACAAAAAGAACATTTTATACAGAACCACGATGAAACCGTACAGCTGCTCGAAGCCTTCGGTACTATGGCGGAAAGCCTCAATTCCCTGATCGGCCAGGTACATCGCTCGGGTATTCAGGTAACGACATCCGCCACCGAGATTTCGGCATCGATCAAACAACTTCAGGCCACAGTTTCCGAACAGGCGGCATCATCCAAAGAAGTCTCGGTCACAAGCAAAGAAATTGCCTCGACCGCTGTCGAACTGGCTAATACCATGGACAAAGTAAGCGAAACGGTCGACAATACGGCGACCAGAGCCGACAGCGGACGATCCAATCTGAATAACATGGAGACGGTCATGAACCGTCTTGTCGATGCAACCAGCAAAATTTCCTCAAAGCTGGCGATAATCAATGAAAAAACGAAGAAAATTTCGAGCATAGGAATAACCATCAGCAAAATCTCCGACCAGACCCATCTCCTTTCTCTCAACGCTGCCATCGAAGCAGAAAAAGCGGGAGAATACGGTAAAGGATTTTCAGTTGTCGCCCAGGAGATCAGCCGCCTTGCAGACCAGACATCCATTGCCACAGGGGATATCGAATACATGGTGAAGGAGATGCAGTCCTCTGTATCTTCGGGGGTGATGGAAATGGACAAGTTCACCGATGAAGTCCGTGAAGGCGTGCACGAGCTGGAATCCATCGGCGAGCAATTCGGCGGTATCATCGAACAGGTGAGGGCTCTGGTTCCGGATTTCGAAGCTGCAAAAGAAGGAATGCACGGGCAGGAAGACGGCGCTCATCAGATCAGCGAAGCCATCGTTCAACTTTCGGAAACCGCCGAACAGACAAAGGAATCGCTCCATGAATTCAAACTGGCGACAGACCAGTTGAATGAGGCTGTTCAGGGACTCCAGAACGAAGTCTCCCGATTCAGGATCATGGAATAA